TCACGCCGGCTCCCATAACAACAACTTTCATGACGGCAGTCCTTCCCCGCTTTACTCATGCGCGCATTAAACCAAAGTGTTAGCCGATACCCGCACAAACCACCACCGGCAAAAACAGGAGATTTGACCTCAGCAGGCGGGCGAGTCCACCACTACCTTCCGGGTAACTGGCTGTAACGTCCCCAACGCGGGCGCACGCCCCTTCACTGCCGGTTCAGTGCGCGTGCGAGAGCACGTTGAGCAGCTTGCCGGCCGGGTCGCGAATGAAGAAACGGCGCACGCCCCAGGGTTCGTCGGTGAGCGCGTACACCACCTTGCAGCCCCGCGCTGTGGCGCGGGCGTAGACGGCGTCAACATCATCAACTTCGATGGAAAGATCCGGCACCGGTGCGCCGGAGCCGCCTTCGCTCAGAATGCTCATCTGCGTCATTGAGGTTTCACCAGAAGCCAGCGTGACAATCCAGCCCAGATCCATGACGGTTTCGAGATCGAACAGCTCGGCATAGAATGTCGCGACATCAGCGACGGAGTCTGCAGCGATATTTGCAACGATACGGCGTACAGTCATATTTTCCTCTCTGTA
This DNA window, taken from Hoeflea algicola, encodes the following:
- a CDS encoding VOC family protein produces the protein MTVRRIVANIAADSVADVATFYAELFDLETVMDLGWIVTLASGETSMTQMSILSEGGSGAPVPDLSIEVDDVDAVYARATARGCKVVYALTDEPWGVRRFFIRDPAGKLLNVLSHAH